Proteins from a single region of Seriola aureovittata isolate HTS-2021-v1 ecotype China chromosome 9, ASM2101889v1, whole genome shotgun sequence:
- the nsun5 gene encoding probable 28S rRNA (cytosine-C(5))-methyltransferase, whose translation MALYVKAAEILEKAERKQGAVKTLVYDSKFANIKQLFALVCETQKFSSVLRELIESTKLLKHTKLKMHLAMVLVYDLVMGQGLKCGGSWKSTMMKHRSRLQAELARIKIKQKVSRNEDLLPAEVQRSAVDHLPRYVRVNTLKTTVEDAVDYLKRDGFSYQGQASRLEDLTLKEKDFVRDLHLPEVLVFSPKTDFHDHFLYKAGHVILQDKASCLPAYLLNPPPGSHVIDACAAPGNKTSHLAAIMKNKGKLFAFDLDAKRLATMSTLLLRAGVTCQQLANQDFLKVDPDSLQYKDVEYILLDPSCSGSGMVCLLDNSSADQEKDQARLTSLASFQLRCLNHGLRFPCLKRLVYSTCSIHSQENEEVVKACLQQNPGFRLVPLLAKWPERGLEPLTQCLRASTSKTRSHGFFVALLEKHSGAGNMNQRPPVQISDPEATSHSSLTFEKRPEASETENKQTPAADSTQNDSTPGKKKRRKRKRKKAATAEGL comes from the exons ATGGCTTTGTACGTGAAAGCCGCAGAGATCCTggagaaagcagagaggaagcaaGGCGCAGTGAAAACTCTGGTTTACGACAGTAAGTTTGCGAACATCAAGCAGCTCTTTGCTCTGGTTTGTGAGACccagaagttttcctccgtccTGCGGGAGCTCATCGAGTCCACCAAGCTGCTCAAACACACCAAGCTGAAGATGCACCTGGCCATGGTGCTGGTGTATGACCTGGTGATGGGCCAGGGGCTGAAGTGCGGGGGCTCCTGGAAGTCCACAATGATGAAACATCGCTCCAGGCTGCAGGCGGAGCTTGCCCGCATAAAGATAAAGCAGAAGGTCAGCAGGAATGAAGACCTGCTACCGGCCGAAGTCCAGCGGTCCGCCGTGGACCACCTGCCCAGGTATGTGCGTGTGAACACCCTGAAGACCACCGTGGAGGATGCTGTGGATTACCTGAAGAGGGACGGCTTCTCCTACCAGGGACAGGCCTCCAGGCTGGAGGACTTGACCCTAAAGGAGAAAGACTTTGTGAGGGACCTGCACTTGCCGGAGGTGCTGGTCTTTTCTCCTAAAACTGACTTCCATGACCACTTCCTGTACAAGGCTGGCCACGTCATTCTGCAAGACAAAGCCAGCTGCCTCCCTGCCTATCTCCTCAACCCCCCTCCTGGCAGCCATGTCATTGATGCCTGCGCTGCCCCTGGCAACAAAACCAGCCACCTCGCAGCTATAATGAAGAACAAGGGCAAGCTGTTTGCCTTTGATTTGGATGCCAAGCGTTTGGCCACCATGTCTACTCTCCTGCTCCGAGCTGGAGTGACCTGTCAGCAGCTGGCCAACCAGGACTTCCTGAAAGTGGACCCTGATAGCCTACAGTATAAAGATGTTGAGTATATCCTGCTGGATCCCTCATGCAGTGGATCAG GTATGGTGTGCCTCCTGGACAACAGCTCTGCTGACCAAGAGAAGGATCAGGCTCGTCTGACCTCTTTGGCCTCCTTCCAGCTGCGATGCCTGAACCATGGCCTCAGGTTTCCCTGCCTGAAGCGTCTGGTCTACTCCACCTGCTCCATCCATAGCCAGGAGAATGAGGAAGTCGTAAAGGCCTGCCTGCAGCAGAACCCTGGCTTCAG GCTGGTTCCTCTGCTGGCGAAGTGGCCTGAACGAGGCCTAGAACCACTCACTCAGTGTCTGCGTGCCAGCACCTCCAAGACCCGCTCACACGGCTTCTTCGTGGCTTTGCTGGAGAAACACAGTGGGGCTGGGAATATGAATCAGAGACCACCTGTCCAGATAAG TGACCCTGAGGCAACATCACACAGTTCACTCACCTTTGAGAAGAGACCTGAAGcttcagagacagagaacaaaCAGACACCTGCTGCAGACTCCACACAGAATGACAGCACaccagggaagaagaagaggaggaagaggaagaggaagaaggcaGCAACAGCGGAGGgattgtaa